A genomic stretch from Desulfotignum balticum DSM 7044 includes:
- a CDS encoding FAD-dependent oxidoreductase, whose protein sequence is MTDQIGKTLVIGGGISGIRASLDLAQAGFQVILMEQSDRVGGLLSQLDTQFPTSTCGMCRMLPMTDRDHADPQCLRRGLAHDNIEICVSTDLISLTGEPGNFTVSFIAQTDGGRQECPVLVVDDEKIVRDSMKEWLMEEGYPVQTAASAARALELLETGNFKAMLTDIKMPGMDGVTLLTRAKEIQPDLAVVMMTAYAAVDTAVEAMKQGALDYLVKPFDPDAVLLMVDRIYKDAVAKNARIDTVDAVILATGATFFHPDQGINPYGYGRIPGVVTNLEFERMLSHAGPGGMDLTHPVTGRPVTRIAWFQCVGSRDIQTGTPFCSATCCMISVKQSLMAKTMYPQVTEACVFYMDLRTWGKASDAYARQAETAGVRFVRARVHSLAPGSKEQEGAVPVVWMDPSGERNQSLFDLVVLAPGQHPDAFLTGFVKDQELATDDWGFVRPEPFLPAHTSRPGIFACGSATGPKDIHDSVTGATAAALSAMQVMTGAGRHLIQNSEQAESPVQQAAGISLFPGALVIGGGIAGMTAALAIANQGFEVDLVEKTDHLGGNLVWLKKGIQGADDFLEQQMAAVQAHDRIRVHTRTCAAETTGRPGRWVTRLTPVADAVDQSAGVPVRHGVVVLAVGGAEAGPDMDEPDQKSGLYTQQQFQEILDGNGIDSGSPLQVALFQCHGSREPGREYCSRVCCPRSLDQAMQLKSLNPDTRVVIFYRDMMTPGLTEADYAEARKKGVVFVPYEPGKAPNLAADDTGCKVTWTDPILGRPMEMDADYVVLAKGIRSGLSRDLAHMFEADLDGSGFFDQADIKWRPVEAMDPRVLACGICLEPGSLALTLASARAAAAKAISLLGRQTFFPSQDTARVRSAFCSLCRICIDACPFNARFIDPETRTLKVDPLTCQGCGICAAACPSGAAVVAGRSLAPMMKTIHAALNAPL, encoded by the coding sequence ATGACAGATCAAATCGGCAAAACCCTGGTGATCGGCGGCGGTATTTCAGGGATCCGGGCATCCCTGGATCTGGCCCAGGCCGGCTTTCAGGTGATTTTGATGGAACAGTCGGACCGGGTGGGGGGACTGTTGTCCCAGCTGGACACCCAGTTTCCCACCTCCACCTGCGGCATGTGCCGGATGCTGCCCATGACGGACCGGGATCATGCGGATCCCCAGTGCCTGCGCCGGGGGCTTGCCCATGACAACATCGAGATCTGTGTGTCCACGGACCTGATTTCCCTGACAGGGGAGCCGGGTAATTTCACGGTGTCGTTCATCGCTCAAACGGATGGGGGCCGGCAGGAATGCCCCGTGCTGGTGGTGGATGATGAAAAAATCGTCAGAGATTCCATGAAGGAATGGCTCATGGAAGAAGGATATCCGGTTCAGACGGCAGCGTCAGCGGCCAGGGCCCTGGAACTTCTGGAAACAGGGAATTTCAAGGCAATGCTCACGGATATTAAAATGCCGGGTATGGACGGGGTGACCCTGTTGACCCGGGCCAAAGAGATCCAGCCGGACCTGGCCGTGGTGATGATGACGGCGTATGCGGCAGTGGACACGGCCGTGGAAGCCATGAAACAGGGCGCACTTGATTATCTGGTCAAACCCTTTGATCCGGATGCCGTGCTTTTGATGGTGGACCGCATCTATAAAGATGCCGTGGCCAAAAATGCCCGGATCGATACGGTGGATGCCGTGATACTGGCAACAGGGGCCACTTTTTTTCACCCGGACCAGGGTATCAATCCCTATGGATACGGCCGGATTCCCGGCGTGGTCACCAACCTGGAGTTTGAACGCATGCTCAGCCATGCCGGCCCGGGGGGCATGGATCTGACGCATCCTGTGACGGGCCGGCCCGTGACCCGGATCGCCTGGTTTCAATGTGTGGGGTCCAGAGATATCCAGACCGGCACCCCGTTTTGTTCTGCCACCTGCTGCATGATTTCCGTCAAGCAGAGCCTGATGGCGAAAACCATGTATCCCCAGGTGACTGAGGCCTGTGTGTTTTATATGGATCTGCGCACATGGGGCAAGGCATCGGATGCGTATGCCCGGCAGGCGGAAACGGCGGGGGTCCGATTTGTTCGGGCCCGGGTCCATTCACTGGCCCCGGGCTCAAAAGAACAGGAAGGGGCCGTTCCCGTGGTGTGGATGGACCCCTCCGGAGAGCGGAACCAATCATTGTTCGATCTGGTGGTCCTGGCCCCGGGACAGCATCCGGATGCGTTTCTGACCGGGTTTGTCAAAGACCAGGAACTGGCCACAGATGACTGGGGATTTGTCCGGCCGGAACCTTTTTTACCCGCACACACCAGCCGGCCGGGGATTTTTGCCTGCGGCAGTGCCACGGGCCCCAAAGACATTCACGATTCCGTGACCGGGGCCACAGCGGCGGCCCTGTCCGCCATGCAGGTGATGACCGGGGCCGGCCGGCATCTGATTCAGAATTCAGAACAGGCGGAGTCGCCGGTCCAGCAGGCGGCTGGCATATCTCTTTTCCCCGGAGCCCTGGTCATCGGCGGAGGAATCGCCGGCATGACCGCAGCGCTGGCCATTGCAAATCAGGGGTTTGAGGTGGATCTGGTGGAAAAAACCGATCATTTGGGGGGAAATCTGGTGTGGCTTAAGAAAGGCATCCAGGGGGCGGACGATTTTCTGGAACAGCAGATGGCCGCGGTCCAGGCCCATGACCGGATCCGGGTTCACACCCGCACCTGTGCGGCAGAAACAACGGGCCGTCCCGGCCGATGGGTCACCCGGCTGACACCGGTTGCGGACGCTGTGGACCAGTCCGCCGGAGTTCCGGTCCGGCACGGGGTGGTGGTGCTGGCCGTGGGCGGGGCCGAAGCCGGGCCTGACATGGATGAACCCGACCAGAAATCCGGGCTTTATACCCAGCAGCAGTTTCAAGAGATCCTTGACGGCAATGGCATCGATTCAGGTTCGCCCCTTCAGGTGGCCCTGTTTCAATGCCACGGCAGCCGGGAACCCGGCCGGGAATATTGTTCCCGGGTCTGCTGTCCCCGGTCCCTGGACCAGGCCATGCAATTGAAATCCCTGAATCCCGACACCCGGGTGGTGATTTTCTACCGGGACATGATGACCCCGGGCCTGACCGAGGCCGACTATGCGGAAGCCAGAAAAAAAGGGGTGGTGTTTGTGCCCTATGAGCCCGGTAAGGCACCTAATCTGGCTGCGGATGATACCGGATGCAAAGTGACCTGGACCGACCCGATTTTGGGGCGGCCCATGGAAATGGATGCAGATTACGTGGTTCTGGCCAAAGGCATCCGGTCCGGCCTGTCCAGAGATCTGGCACATATGTTTGAAGCCGATCTGGACGGGTCCGGATTCTTTGACCAGGCCGATATCAAGTGGCGGCCCGTGGAAGCCATGGATCCCCGGGTCCTGGCCTGCGGCATCTGCCTGGAACCCGGAAGTCTGGCCCTGACCCTGGCCTCAGCCCGGGCCGCCGCAGCCAAAGCAATCTCCCTGCTGGGCCGGCAGACCTTTTTCCCGAGTCAGGACACGGCCCGGGTCCGGAGTGCTTTTTGCAGCCTGTGCCGGATCTGTATTGACGCGTGCCCATTCAATGCCCGGTTCATTGATCCGGAAACCCGCACACTGAAGGTGGATCCCCTGACCTGCCAGGGATGCGGGATCTGCGCGGCCGCCTGTCCGTCCGGGGCTGCCGTGGTGGCGGGCCGGTCTCTGGCACCCATGATGAAAACCATTCATGCCGCGTTAAACGCGCCCTTATAA
- a CDS encoding (Fe-S)-binding protein, whose product MIASIQTKNQSITRTLQDFFSDLLKTGAVDAVLVPSRISKSPYVKPCLVTSADQMDPTVPLGPGFFVNAGPMVSRLTRTRADATIGVWLRPCEVRAFVELTKLRQGGRQDVVILSMDCPMALSRKDYEDWAAQGEGGLGDVDKWIHTVYQKPVTQVDAWSTARACQVCEYPYPVNADVSVMLLGADLDKEIPVRADTEKGEKLLAALDLTDNGQEPAQRKALLGDLTADRTAAFQAMDEEMLTRTGSIDALNRFFSACVNCHNCRSVCPVCYCKECVFNTDAVAYAPAQYLSWADKWGQVPLPNDTVFFHLTRLAHIGCTCVGCGQCTLACPSQIPVADLFISVTRNARKAFDYVPGRDDAEPLPLSVFQESEFTDIVGMGNKEVT is encoded by the coding sequence ATGATTGCATCCATTCAAACCAAAAACCAGTCCATCACCCGGACCCTTCAGGATTTTTTTTCCGACCTGCTTAAAACCGGGGCCGTGGATGCCGTGCTGGTGCCGTCCCGGATTTCAAAATCCCCATATGTCAAACCCTGCCTGGTCACTTCTGCCGATCAGATGGACCCGACCGTCCCGCTGGGGCCGGGCTTTTTTGTCAATGCCGGCCCCATGGTGTCCCGGCTGACCCGGACAAGGGCCGATGCCACCATCGGGGTGTGGCTTCGTCCCTGTGAAGTCCGGGCCTTTGTGGAACTGACCAAACTCAGACAGGGGGGCAGACAAGATGTGGTTATTTTGAGCATGGACTGCCCCATGGCCCTGTCCCGCAAAGACTATGAAGACTGGGCAGCCCAGGGGGAAGGGGGACTCGGGGATGTGGATAAATGGATTCACACCGTGTATCAGAAACCCGTGACACAGGTGGATGCATGGTCAACGGCCCGGGCCTGCCAGGTGTGTGAATACCCATATCCCGTGAACGCGGATGTGTCTGTGATGCTTTTGGGCGCAGACCTGGACAAAGAGATCCCGGTGCGGGCCGACACTGAAAAAGGAGAAAAACTGCTGGCCGCACTGGACCTGACCGACAATGGCCAGGAACCGGCACAGCGCAAAGCCCTGCTGGGGGATCTGACGGCGGACCGCACGGCGGCATTTCAGGCCATGGACGAGGAAATGCTCACCCGGACCGGCAGCATTGACGCGTTGAACCGGTTTTTCAGCGCCTGCGTCAACTGCCACAACTGCCGGAGCGTGTGCCCGGTCTGTTACTGCAAGGAATGCGTGTTCAACACGGATGCCGTGGCATATGCCCCGGCCCAGTACCTTTCCTGGGCCGACAAATGGGGTCAGGTTCCGCTGCCCAATGATACCGTGTTTTTTCACCTGACCCGCCTGGCCCATATCGGGTGCACCTGTGTGGGGTGCGGCCAGTGTACCCTGGCCTGCCCCAGTCAGATTCCCGTGGCCGACCTGTTCATCAGTGTCACCCGGAACGCCCGGAAGGCCTTTGACTATGTCCCGGGCAGGGATGATGCGGAACCGCTGCCCCTGTCTGTGTTTCAGGAATCAGAATTCACCGATATCGTGGGGATGGGAAACAAGGAGGTCACATGA
- a CDS encoding FAD-dependent oxidoreductase has protein sequence MIPDYLPVRVGVYICHCGVNIAGKVDVADVSEWAGSLPHVVVSRDYKFMCSEPGQAMIETDIKEYGLNRVVVASCSPRLHGKTFMETCRRAGINPYYFNMASVREQVSWVTKDRDRATRKARRLVAAAVNRVACHQPLTTGLSKVHPDVAVIGGGIAGMQAAIDIGNAGLKVHLIEKDSTIGGHMLQFDKTFPTLDCAACIGTPKMVEVAQNSNIDLHTFSRVTEVTGFVGNYTLDITEKPRYVNADLCTGCGECATVCPVSIPSAWDMGLSNRKAIGRSFPQAIPITFQIEKNQTAPCTRTCPAGINVQGYVQLAKQEKYDQALALIMEKAPFPGVLGRVCPHPCETACARGETDKPVAIRLLKRYVSDMAGPDARQIPGIEDREEKIAVIGAGPAGLTAAYFLRLKGYRVTVFEASGQAGGMLRTGIPAYRLPRNILDQEIRYILDHGIDLKLNACLGTEVDLAGLKEQGFCAFYLSTGAHRSLKLGLEGEDTFSGVMDATAFLRQINLGEDTACHGKVLVVGGGNVAMDAARCARRIPGCEVTLVYRRTREEMPAYADEIQGALQEGITILELASPVRLEVDQGKLTQVVCLKNELGPPDASGRRRPLPVEGSEFVLPCDTLIPAIGQYPDDLGMDGLPGIEITGRNRVKVDGITFQTGEPGVFAGGDLVLGPATVVQAVGQGRAAADYIHEFIQDPARFEPGADTGMADASVTGPADITGADWNTADGAARFSENSSGKSASNAFTSESPGAVPRAEPAWMDPDQRISGFDEVEACLTPDQALAEAGRCLNCGICCECKACVAACERDAINHDMKEKHYQIQVGSIILATGYDTLDPTAMTRFGYGRYPNVYTALEFERLSNATGPTGGQILMRDHDRTFTRPPRSVAIVHCVGSRDVNFHEYCSRVCCMYALKYTHLIKEKVGHDTKVYDFYIDMRCFGKGYEEFYNRCQQEGTVFIRGKVAHITHQPGSDGETEKLVAVAEDTLMGEVIEVPVDMVVLCTAIQARHDAGEIGHVLGLNQGADGFFLEEHPKLGPVNTSTEGVFLSGCCQKPMDIPDTVSQASGAAAKSLSLASRGQVEISPTVASIDPDICAGCQLCLVLCPYGAIEFDEDRQVSVVNEAVCKGCGSCSGACPSGAAVSRHFTRKQMFAEISGVLAEL, from the coding sequence ATGATACCTGACTATTTGCCAGTACGTGTGGGGGTTTATATCTGTCACTGCGGCGTGAACATCGCCGGAAAAGTGGATGTGGCAGATGTCAGTGAATGGGCCGGATCCCTGCCCCATGTGGTCGTTTCCAGGGACTACAAATTCATGTGTTCCGAGCCGGGTCAGGCCATGATTGAAACAGACATCAAAGAATATGGACTGAACCGGGTGGTGGTGGCCTCCTGTTCTCCGAGGCTGCATGGGAAAACCTTTATGGAAACCTGCCGGAGAGCCGGGATCAATCCGTATTATTTTAATATGGCTTCGGTCAGAGAACAGGTGTCCTGGGTAACCAAAGACCGGGACCGGGCCACCCGCAAGGCCCGGCGCCTGGTGGCGGCGGCCGTGAACCGGGTGGCCTGTCATCAGCCGTTGACCACGGGCCTGTCCAAGGTGCATCCGGATGTGGCCGTCATCGGCGGGGGCATTGCCGGGATGCAGGCAGCCATCGATATCGGCAACGCCGGGCTTAAGGTACATCTCATTGAAAAAGACAGCACCATCGGCGGCCACATGCTCCAGTTTGACAAAACCTTTCCCACCCTGGACTGTGCCGCCTGCATCGGTACGCCCAAAATGGTGGAGGTGGCCCAGAACTCAAATATCGATCTGCACACCTTCAGCCGGGTAACGGAAGTGACCGGGTTTGTCGGCAATTACACGCTGGATATCACGGAAAAACCCCGGTATGTGAATGCGGATCTGTGCACGGGATGCGGCGAGTGCGCCACGGTGTGTCCCGTGTCCATTCCCAGTGCCTGGGACATGGGATTGTCGAACCGAAAAGCCATTGGCAGAAGTTTTCCCCAGGCCATTCCCATTACGTTTCAGATCGAAAAAAATCAGACCGCGCCGTGTACCCGGACCTGTCCGGCCGGCATCAATGTCCAGGGATATGTGCAGCTGGCCAAACAGGAAAAATATGATCAGGCCCTGGCATTGATCATGGAAAAGGCCCCGTTTCCAGGGGTCTTAGGCCGGGTGTGCCCCCATCCCTGCGAAACGGCCTGTGCCCGGGGAGAAACAGACAAACCCGTGGCCATCCGCCTGCTCAAACGATATGTGTCCGACATGGCCGGACCGGATGCCCGGCAGATCCCGGGCATTGAGGATCGGGAAGAAAAAATCGCGGTGATCGGGGCCGGACCGGCCGGCTTGACGGCGGCCTATTTTCTGCGGCTGAAAGGCTACCGGGTCACGGTATTTGAGGCATCCGGTCAGGCCGGTGGCATGCTTCGCACGGGGATCCCTGCGTATCGCCTGCCCAGGAATATACTGGATCAGGAAATCCGGTACATCCTGGACCATGGCATCGACCTGAAACTGAATGCCTGCCTGGGAACAGAGGTGGACCTGGCAGGTTTGAAAGAGCAGGGCTTTTGTGCCTTTTACCTGTCCACGGGGGCTCATCGCTCCCTGAAACTGGGCCTGGAAGGCGAAGACACTTTTTCCGGGGTCATGGACGCGACCGCGTTTTTAAGACAGATCAATCTGGGAGAAGACACGGCCTGTCACGGCAAGGTCCTGGTGGTGGGCGGCGGCAATGTGGCGATGGATGCGGCCCGGTGCGCCCGGCGGATTCCCGGATGTGAGGTGACCCTGGTCTACCGCCGCACCCGGGAAGAGATGCCGGCCTATGCCGATGAAATTCAAGGGGCCCTCCAGGAAGGGATCACCATTTTAGAGCTGGCCAGTCCGGTCCGGCTGGAAGTGGATCAGGGAAAGCTCACACAGGTGGTGTGCCTGAAAAATGAACTGGGACCGCCGGATGCTTCCGGACGGCGGCGGCCCTTGCCCGTAGAAGGATCGGAATTTGTCCTGCCCTGTGACACCCTGATCCCGGCCATCGGCCAGTATCCGGATGACCTGGGCATGGATGGGCTGCCCGGGATCGAGATCACGGGCCGAAACCGGGTCAAGGTGGATGGCATCACGTTTCAGACCGGTGAACCCGGCGTGTTTGCCGGCGGCGACCTGGTCCTGGGGCCGGCCACCGTGGTCCAGGCCGTCGGCCAGGGCCGTGCCGCAGCTGACTATATCCATGAATTTATCCAGGATCCGGCCCGGTTTGAACCGGGGGCTGATACGGGCATGGCGGATGCATCCGTCACCGGACCTGCGGACATCACGGGGGCTGACTGGAACACGGCTGACGGGGCAGCGCGTTTCTCTGAAAACAGCTCCGGAAAAAGTGCTTCGAACGCTTTCACATCCGAGTCCCCGGGTGCCGTCCCCCGGGCCGAGCCCGCCTGGATGGACCCGGATCAACGGATATCAGGGTTTGACGAGGTGGAAGCCTGCCTCACCCCGGACCAGGCCCTGGCAGAGGCGGGCCGGTGTCTTAACTGCGGGATCTGCTGCGAATGTAAAGCGTGTGTGGCCGCCTGTGAACGGGATGCCATTAACCATGACATGAAAGAAAAACACTATCAGATCCAGGTGGGCAGCATCATTCTGGCCACAGGCTATGACACCCTGGACCCGACGGCCATGACCCGGTTCGGTTACGGCCGGTACCCCAATGTGTACACGGCCCTGGAGTTCGAGCGATTAAGCAATGCCACGGGTCCCACGGGCGGACAGATCCTGATGCGCGACCATGACCGGACATTCACACGGCCTCCCAGGTCCGTGGCCATTGTGCATTGTGTGGGGAGCCGGGATGTGAATTTCCATGAATACTGCTCCCGGGTCTGCTGTATGTATGCGTTGAAATACACCCACCTGATCAAGGAGAAAGTGGGCCATGACACAAAGGTGTATGATTTTTATATTGACATGCGCTGTTTCGGCAAAGGGTATGAAGAGTTTTACAACCGGTGCCAGCAGGAAGGGACCGTTTTCATCCGGGGCAAGGTGGCCCATATCACGCATCAGCCGGGGAGTGACGGGGAAACGGAGAAACTGGTGGCCGTGGCCGAAGATACCCTGATGGGAGAGGTGATTGAAGTGCCCGTGGACATGGTGGTGTTGTGTACGGCCATCCAGGCCCGGCATGATGCGGGAGAGATCGGCCATGTCCTGGGGCTCAACCAGGGGGCGGACGGGTTTTTCCTGGAGGAACATCCCAAACTCGGGCCCGTGAATACATCCACGGAAGGCGTGTTTTTAAGCGGGTGCTGCCAGAAACCCATGGACATTCCGGACACCGTGTCCCAGGCATCCGGCGCTGCGGCCAAGTCCTTGTCCCTGGCGTCAAGGGGCCAGGTGGAGATTTCTCCCACCGTGGCCAGCATTGATCCGGATATCTGTGCCGGATGTCAATTGTGTCTGGTGCTGTGCCCCTATGGAGCCATTGAATTTGATGAAGACCGGCAGGTGTCCGTGGTCAATGAAGCCGTGTGCAAAGGATGCGGTTCCTGTTCCGGGGCCTGTCCCAGCGGTGCGGCTGTGAGCCGTCATTTTACCCGAAAACAGATGTTTGCCGAAATCAGCGGTGTGCTGGCGGAATTGTGA
- a CDS encoding 4Fe-4S dicluster domain-containing protein encodes MHLTDIREKLAARPDLTRHLAQVKEQMATCIQCGTCSSSCPNARFMDMTPRRMWRAVLTDRVDMVFSSQTFMLCASCYVCTLRCPRGLPLTDAMAELKQVAFALDLDRFRRSTRFYRAFMDNIRQYGRVRETEMMARYFLAVKDPRVPMSYTGMGIKLMAKHKLHPHFPTLGPGRLGPLFERATQQQEQ; translated from the coding sequence ATGCACCTGACAGACATACGCGAAAAACTGGCGGCCCGGCCGGACCTGACCCGGCACCTGGCACAGGTCAAGGAACAGATGGCCACCTGCATCCAGTGCGGGACCTGTTCAAGCTCCTGTCCCAATGCCAGATTCATGGATATGACGCCCCGGCGCATGTGGCGGGCCGTGCTGACGGACCGGGTGGACATGGTTTTTTCCAGCCAGACGTTCATGCTGTGTGCCAGCTGTTATGTGTGTACCCTGCGCTGCCCCCGGGGACTGCCTTTGACCGATGCCATGGCCGAACTCAAGCAGGTGGCGTTTGCCCTGGACCTGGATCGGTTCAGGCGGTCCACGCGGTTTTATCGGGCATTTATGGACAATATCCGTCAATACGGCCGGGTCCGGGAAACCGAAATGATGGCCCGGTATTTTCTGGCGGTCAAAGACCCCCGGGTGCCCATGTCATACACGGGCATGGGCATCAAGCTCATGGCTAAACACAAACTGCACCCGCATTTTCCCACCCTGGGACCGGGCCGGCTGGGGCCGCTGTTTGAACGGGCAACGCAACAACAGGAGCAATGA
- a CDS encoding hydrogenase iron-sulfur subunit: MEPSQASPAKNPSLAKDAFEPVLIAFVCNWCTYTAADLAGTSRLTYPDNVRLVRVMCTGMVDPQYVIKAFLEGADAVLVSGCHPGDCHYINGNYKARRRILLLKQILPRFGIDAKRLRLTWIGASDGIEFARTMTRFVKDIKEIGPCQARLQPAI; encoded by the coding sequence ATGGAACCATCACAGGCATCACCCGCTAAAAATCCATCTTTGGCCAAAGATGCGTTCGAACCCGTGCTCATTGCATTTGTGTGCAACTGGTGCACCTACACGGCTGCGGACCTGGCCGGCACCTCCCGTCTGACCTATCCGGATAATGTCCGGCTGGTGCGGGTCATGTGTACGGGCATGGTGGATCCCCAGTACGTGATCAAGGCGTTTCTGGAAGGGGCTGATGCCGTGCTGGTATCCGGGTGTCATCCCGGAGACTGCCACTATATCAATGGGAATTATAAAGCCCGGCGCAGGATTTTGTTGCTGAAACAGATTCTGCCCCGATTCGGCATCGATGCGAAAAGGCTTCGGCTGACCTGGATCGGGGCCAGCGACGGGATCGAATTCGCCCGGACCATGACCCGGTTTGTGAAAGATATCAAAGAGATAGGGCCGTGTCAGGCCCGGCTGCAACCGGCCATCTGA
- a CDS encoding CoB--CoM heterodisulfide reductase iron-sulfur subunit B family protein, translating to MDYLYYPGCSLEGTANEYDLSCRELFKALGDCLTDIPDWTCCGATAAQCVDAFLSVVLPARNLALAEKTDTDLDVLVPCSACYLNLKKARQDLLENSALQARVNQVLAPDELAVNAFVRVRHLLDVLSRDGAVDRVAELAENRMKGFVVAPYYGCQCLRPFAEFDDPEQPRSMDALIRATGADVLAWDMGGVCCGASTATTKPQVGKERVGRILDQAGDAHAVVTVCPMCQMNLERFQPRPVPVLYLPQFLGLALGLSGKSLGCDMNLSDIRPVLSRVAS from the coding sequence ATGGACTATCTGTATTATCCGGGCTGCTCCCTGGAAGGCACAGCCAACGAATATGATCTTTCCTGCCGGGAACTGTTCAAGGCCCTGGGGGATTGCCTGACCGACATCCCGGACTGGACCTGCTGCGGGGCCACGGCAGCCCAGTGCGTGGACGCGTTTCTTTCCGTGGTGCTGCCGGCCCGGAATCTGGCCCTGGCGGAAAAAACTGATACAGATTTGGATGTGCTGGTCCCGTGCAGTGCCTGTTACCTGAACCTGAAAAAAGCCCGGCAGGATCTGCTGGAAAACAGCGCCCTGCAGGCTCGGGTGAACCAGGTGCTGGCGCCGGACGAACTGGCGGTTAACGCCTTTGTGCGGGTCCGGCATCTCCTGGATGTGCTGAGCCGGGACGGGGCCGTGGATCGGGTGGCCGAACTGGCGGAAAACCGCATGAAAGGGTTCGTGGTTGCGCCATATTACGGATGTCAGTGTCTGCGGCCTTTTGCGGAATTTGATGACCCGGAACAGCCCCGGTCCATGGATGCCCTGATCCGGGCCACGGGGGCGGATGTGCTGGCATGGGACATGGGAGGGGTGTGTTGCGGGGCCTCCACTGCCACCACCAAACCCCAGGTGGGAAAAGAACGGGTGGGCCGGATTCTGGATCAGGCAGGGGATGCCCATGCCGTGGTGACTGTGTGCCCCATGTGCCAGATGAACCTGGAGCGGTTCCAGCCCCGGCCCGTGCCGGTCCTGTATCTGCCGCAATTTCTGGGCCTGGCCCTGGGACTGTCCGGCAAGTCCCTGGGCTGTGACATGAATCTGTCCGATATCCGGCCAGTGCTGTCCCGGGTGGCTTCATGA